From a single Bacteroidota bacterium genomic region:
- a CDS encoding zinc-dependent metalloprotease, translating into MLHPIRSAGSLALLVLALAAAGCSGSSPVVAPSSGSSDEKDKDKFAEAVKSSEAIEGLFTVYRDTTSGSIQMAIEADQFDQEYIYFTHIVDGVPVGGHFRGQFRDNSVFSIRRHFNTVEFVEENTAFYFDENNALARAADANISPAILAVEEVVAEDDSTGRVLIKADGLFLSEAFARVKNPPFPGRSPMAFRLGNLSKDKTTVTDIRNYPENTDVHVRYVYDNPNALNGGGAAVTDARAVSVTMQHSLIAMPESGFEPRIDDARVGYFTHQVTDLSSPSATPYRDLIRRWHFEKEDPAAAVSDAKEPLVWWIENTTPVEYREVIRDATLRWNQAFEAAGISNAIEVQVQPDDADWDAGDIRYNVLRWTSSPTPPFGGYGPSFSNPRTGQMIGSDIMLEYVFLKNRIAYDRLFETTALFLEDAEELEALGQADPHFCSLGMRLQAETLFGLQALHAQDASETEVSTLVEQSLYYLVLHEVGHTLGLNHNMKASQMLTPEETTDWNLTMERGLIGSVMDYPALNLAPPGETQGAYAITKPGPYDVWAIQFGYGTFDEAGREALLARSTEPDLTFGNDADDMRAPGKAIDPRVMISDMSSDAITYSEGRFDLIDTMMDDLVERYDTPGDSYQELRNAYMILTGQAASAAAVASRYIGGVYVERAVVGQPGATQPFTPVPRAEQKRAMDILTERLFAPTAFERPAGLYNYLAMQRRGFNFFARSEDPKIHDRYLNTQRNVLAHLLHPVTMRRISDAGLYGSAYPLSEMMTDLTNAVFEADMDGDVNTFRQNAQVEYTRRLAAVLENEKDRYDYLSQSQALAQLRRIESMLEDKRGGNDETEAHTEHILFLIEQTLDD; encoded by the coding sequence ATGCTGCACCCCATCCGTTCTGCCGGCTCCCTCGCTCTGCTGGTCCTGGCCCTCGCCGCAGCCGGCTGCTCCGGCTCCAGCCCGGTCGTGGCTCCGTCCTCCGGTTCATCTGACGAGAAAGACAAGGACAAATTCGCCGAAGCCGTGAAGTCCTCCGAGGCCATCGAGGGCCTGTTCACCGTCTACCGCGACACCACGAGTGGATCGATCCAGATGGCGATCGAGGCCGACCAGTTCGACCAGGAGTACATCTACTTCACGCACATCGTGGACGGCGTGCCGGTGGGCGGGCACTTCCGCGGGCAGTTCCGCGACAACAGCGTCTTCTCGATCCGCCGCCACTTCAACACGGTCGAGTTCGTCGAGGAAAACACGGCGTTCTACTTCGACGAGAACAATGCCCTCGCCCGCGCCGCCGACGCCAACATCAGCCCGGCCATCCTCGCCGTTGAGGAGGTCGTAGCCGAGGACGACTCGACGGGCCGCGTGCTCATCAAGGCCGACGGCCTCTTCCTCTCCGAAGCCTTCGCCCGCGTCAAGAACCCGCCGTTCCCGGGCCGCTCGCCGATGGCGTTTAGGCTCGGCAACCTGTCGAAGGACAAGACGACCGTCACCGACATCCGCAACTACCCCGAGAACACCGACGTGCACGTCCGCTACGTCTACGACAACCCGAACGCCCTCAACGGCGGCGGCGCGGCGGTGACCGACGCGCGCGCCGTCTCGGTGACGATGCAGCACAGCCTGATCGCGATGCCGGAGAGCGGCTTCGAGCCGCGCATCGACGACGCCCGCGTGGGCTACTTCACCCACCAGGTGACCGACCTCAGCTCGCCGAGCGCGACGCCCTACCGCGACCTGATCCGCCGCTGGCACTTCGAGAAGGAGGACCCCGCGGCGGCCGTCTCCGACGCGAAGGAGCCGCTCGTGTGGTGGATCGAGAACACGACCCCGGTCGAGTACCGCGAGGTCATCCGCGACGCGACGCTCCGCTGGAACCAGGCCTTCGAGGCCGCCGGCATCTCGAACGCCATCGAGGTCCAGGTCCAGCCCGACGACGCCGACTGGGACGCGGGCGACATCCGCTACAACGTCCTCCGCTGGACCTCGTCGCCGACCCCGCCCTTCGGCGGCTACGGGCCGAGCTTCTCAAACCCGCGTACCGGGCAGATGATCGGCTCGGACATCATGCTGGAGTACGTCTTCCTCAAGAACCGCATCGCCTACGACCGCCTCTTCGAGACCACGGCCCTCTTCCTCGAGGACGCCGAGGAGCTGGAGGCCCTCGGCCAGGCCGACCCGCACTTTTGCTCGCTCGGGATGCGCCTCCAGGCCGAGACCCTCTTCGGCCTCCAGGCCCTCCACGCCCAGGACGCCTCCGAGACCGAAGTCAGCACGCTCGTCGAGCAGTCGCTCTACTACCTCGTTCTCCACGAGGTCGGCCACACGCTCGGGCTCAACCACAACATGAAGGCCAGCCAGATGCTCACGCCCGAGGAGACGACCGACTGGAACCTCACGATGGAGCGCGGCCTGATCGGCTCGGTGATGGACTACCCGGCGCTCAACCTCGCCCCGCCCGGCGAGACGCAGGGGGCCTACGCCATTACCAAGCCCGGACCGTATGACGTGTGGGCGATCCAGTTCGGCTACGGCACCTTCGACGAGGCCGGCCGCGAGGCGCTGCTCGCGCGCTCCACCGAGCCCGACCTCACCTTCGGCAACGACGCCGACGACATGCGCGCCCCGGGCAAGGCCATCGACCCACGCGTGATGATCAGCGACATGTCGAGCGATGCCATCACCTACTCCGAGGGCCGCTTCGACCTGATCGACACGATGATGGACGACCTCGTCGAGCGCTACGACACGCCGGGCGACTCGTACCAGGAACTCCGCAACGCCTACATGATCCTGACCGGCCAGGCCGCCAGCGCCGCCGCCGTCGCCAGCCGCTACATCGGCGGGGTCTACGTCGAGCGCGCCGTTGTCGGGCAGCCGGGCGCGACGCAGCCGTTTACGCCGGTCCCGCGCGCCGAGCAGAAGCGGGCGATGGACATCCTCACCGAGCGCCTCTTCGCCCCGACCGCCTTTGAGCGCCCCGCCGGGCTCTACAACTACCTCGCCATGCAGCGGCGCGGGTTCAACTTCTTCGCCCGGTCCGAGGACCCGAAGATCCACGACCGCTACCTCAACACGCAGCGGAACGTCCTCGCCCACCTCCTCCACCCCGTCACGATGCGCCGCATCTCGGACGCCGGCCTCTACGGCAGCGCATACCCGCTCTCCGAGATGATGACCGACCTCACCAATGCTGTCTTCGAGGCCGACATGGACGGCGACGTGAACACGTTCCGGCAGAATGCCCAGGTCGAGTACACGCGCCGCCTCGCCGCGGTCCTGGAGAACGAGAAGGACCGCTACGACTACCTCAGCCAGTCGCAGGCCCTCGCCCAGCTCCGCCGGATCGAGTCGATGCTGGAGGACAAGCGCGGCGGGAACGACGAGACGGAGGCCCACACCGAGCACATCCTCTTCCTGATCGAGCAGACGCTGGACGACTGA